The following are encoded in a window of Chionomys nivalis chromosome X, mChiNiv1.1, whole genome shotgun sequence genomic DNA:
- the LOC130868335 gene encoding small ubiquitin-related modifier 2-like, with translation MGIVRTWCLFCEAATEETLACAIANEKPKKGVKTENNDHINLKVAGQDGSVVQFKIKRHTPLSKLMKAYCERQSLSMRQIRFRFDGQPINETDTPAQLEMEGEDRIDVFQQQTEGVY, from the exons ATGGGCATAG TGAGGACCTGGTGCCTCTTTTGTGAAGCGGCAACTGAGGAGACTCTGGCATGCGCCATAGCCAACGAGAAACCCAAGAAAGGAGTCAAGACCGAGAACAACGACCATATTAATTTGAAGGTGGCGGGGCAGGATGGCTCTGTGGTGCAGTTTAAAATTAAGAGGCATACACCACTTAGTAAACTAATGAAAGCCTATTGTGAAAGACAGAGTTTGTCAATGAGGCAGATCAGATTCCGGTTTGATGGGCAGCCAATCAATGAAACAGACACACCTGCACAGTTGGAAATGGAGGGCGAAGATAGGATTGATGTGTTCCAGCAGCAGACAGAAGGTGTCTACTAA